From a single Kitasatospora sp. NBC_00458 genomic region:
- a CDS encoding globin domain-containing protein has translation MEISSTTTEYDRLIARHHAMRLRRQILAPAPSPLDSFPDAGTGPRAGTAAPDARHPGAGGAAGAAGEYDGAADQRLIVQSLGLVSPFADLIDRLYASMFRRRPYLRALFPDSMEFQQAHLERMFDYLVENLHRPAQLAATLTQLGRDHRKLGVRPVHYQAFEEALCEAIRQRAGSCWSPGLEAAWVGMLRFAVDAMVAGAESALTEPPYWHAVVVGHERRRPDLAVLRVRTGEPYPYRAGQYGTVEHPLLPHTWRQYSMGCAPREDNELEFHVRRTGPGGVSEALVECTAVGDRLRLGPPRGTLMPEDDSRDLLLVAGGTGLAPMKAIVEQLVEHRPRGRRVHLFVGARARADLYDWPSLAELGGRKPWLELIPVADDELGGRTGGGPGRRLAEAVGRAGDWSEHLACVSGPAGLVDEVRSRLAADGLPTGRIHHEPVLGRV, from the coding sequence ATGGAGATCAGCAGCACCACCACCGAGTACGACCGGTTGATCGCGCGCCACCACGCCATGCGCCTCCGCCGGCAGATCCTCGCGCCGGCGCCGTCCCCCCTGGACTCCTTCCCCGACGCCGGCACGGGCCCCCGCGCCGGCACCGCGGCACCGGACGCCCGGCACCCCGGGGCGGGCGGGGCGGCCGGAGCGGCCGGGGAGTACGACGGTGCCGCCGACCAGCGGCTGATCGTGCAGAGCCTCGGCCTGGTCAGCCCGTTCGCCGACCTGATCGACCGCCTCTACGCGTCCATGTTCCGCCGCCGCCCCTACCTCCGGGCGCTCTTCCCGGACTCGATGGAGTTCCAGCAGGCCCACCTGGAGCGGATGTTCGACTACCTGGTCGAGAATCTGCACCGCCCCGCCCAGCTCGCCGCCACACTCACCCAACTCGGCCGGGACCACCGGAAACTGGGCGTCCGGCCGGTGCACTACCAGGCCTTCGAGGAGGCGCTCTGCGAGGCGATCCGGCAGCGGGCCGGATCCTGCTGGAGCCCGGGACTGGAGGCCGCCTGGGTGGGGATGCTGCGGTTCGCGGTCGATGCGATGGTGGCCGGCGCCGAGTCCGCGCTCACCGAACCCCCGTACTGGCACGCCGTGGTGGTCGGCCACGAGCGCCGCCGCCCCGACCTCGCCGTGCTGCGCGTCCGCACCGGCGAGCCGTACCCGTACCGGGCCGGGCAGTACGGGACGGTGGAGCACCCGCTGCTGCCGCACACCTGGCGGCAGTACTCGATGGGCTGCGCGCCGCGCGAGGACAACGAGTTGGAGTTCCACGTGCGCCGCACCGGGCCGGGCGGCGTCAGCGAGGCGCTGGTCGAGTGCACGGCCGTCGGCGACCGGCTGCGGCTCGGGCCGCCGCGCGGCACCCTGATGCCCGAGGACGACAGCCGGGACCTGCTCCTGGTGGCCGGCGGCACCGGACTCGCCCCGATGAAGGCGATCGTCGAGCAGTTGGTCGAACACCGCCCGCGCGGCCGCCGGGTCCACCTGTTCGTCGGCGCCCGGGCGCGGGCCGACCTCTACGACTGGCCTTCCCTCGCCGAACTCGGCGGCCGCAAGCCGTGGTTGGAGCTGATCCCGGTCGCCGACGACGAGCTTGGCGGGCGCACCGGCGGCGGCCCGGGCCGCCGGCTCGCCGAGGCGGTCGGCCGGGCCGGCGACTGGTCCGAGCACCTGGCCTGCGTCAGCGGCCCGGCCGGCCTGGTCGACGAGGTCCGCAGCAGGCTGGCCGCCGACGGGCTGCCGACGGGGCGGATCCACCACGAGCCGGTCCTCGGCCGGGTCTGA
- a CDS encoding NAD(P)-dependent alcohol dehydrogenase, giving the protein MTNTTVTDTTDTNTVVTGTEADAAAGTAARTTADTATGTTAGSAAGTIAAYAAPAPKAPLERTTVRRRALGTHDILIDIAYAGICHSDLHQVAEDWGPGIFPMVPGHEIAGVVAEVGPEVTRWAVGDRVGVGCFVDSCRECDNCLAGLQQYCTGEGGAVFTYNAVGRDGSPTHGGYAKQLVVDEGYALRIPDALPLDVAAPLLCAGITLYSPLTRWGAGPGRKVAIVGLGGLGHLGVKIARAKGAEVTVLSQSLRKREDGLKLGAHDYRATSDPATFTELAGTFDLIVNTVSADLDLSGYLGLLRTDGTLVQVGAPEKPVSVNAHALLTGRRSLAGSMIGGLPETQEMLDFCAEHGIGAEIELIRAEQINEAYARVLASDVRYRFVIDTATI; this is encoded by the coding sequence ATGACGAACACGACGGTCACGGACACCACCGACACGAACACCGTGGTCACCGGCACCGAAGCCGACGCCGCAGCAGGCACCGCGGCACGCACCACGGCCGACACCGCCACCGGCACCACGGCCGGCTCCGCGGCGGGCACGATCGCCGCCTACGCCGCCCCCGCCCCGAAGGCCCCCCTGGAGCGGACGACCGTCCGCCGCCGGGCGCTGGGCACCCACGACATCCTGATCGACATCGCCTACGCGGGCATCTGCCACTCCGACCTCCACCAGGTGGCCGAGGACTGGGGTCCCGGGATCTTCCCCATGGTCCCCGGCCACGAGATCGCCGGCGTGGTCGCCGAGGTCGGCCCGGAGGTCACCCGCTGGGCGGTCGGCGACCGGGTCGGGGTCGGCTGCTTCGTCGACTCCTGCCGGGAGTGCGACAACTGCCTGGCCGGGCTCCAGCAGTACTGCACCGGCGAGGGCGGCGCGGTCTTCACGTACAACGCCGTCGGCCGGGACGGCTCGCCCACCCACGGCGGCTACGCGAAGCAGCTGGTGGTGGACGAGGGCTACGCGCTGCGGATCCCCGACGCCCTGCCGCTGGACGTCGCCGCGCCGCTGCTCTGCGCGGGCATCACCCTGTACTCGCCGCTGACCCGCTGGGGCGCCGGTCCGGGCCGCAAGGTCGCGATCGTCGGCCTGGGCGGGCTCGGCCACCTGGGTGTGAAGATCGCCCGGGCCAAGGGGGCGGAGGTCACCGTGCTGAGCCAGTCGCTGCGCAAGCGCGAGGACGGGCTGAAGCTCGGCGCCCACGACTACCGGGCCACCTCCGACCCGGCCACCTTCACGGAGCTGGCCGGCACCTTCGACCTGATCGTCAACACCGTCTCGGCCGACCTCGACCTGAGCGGCTACCTCGGCCTGCTGCGGACCGACGGCACCCTGGTGCAGGTCGGGGCCCCCGAGAAGCCGGTCTCGGTGAACGCGCACGCACTGCTGACAGGGCGCCGGTCGCTGGCCGGTTCGATGATCGGCGGCCTGCCGGAGACCCAGGAGATGCTGGACTTCTGCGCCGAGCACGGGATCGGCGCCGAGATCGAGCTGATCCGTGCGGAGCAGATCAACGAGGCGTACGCGCGGGTGCTGGCGAGCGACGTGCGGTACCGGTTCGTGATCGACACCGCCACGATCTGA